The genomic DNA ATCGGCGCTGTTGTCTTAACGATAGGCGGTCTAAGAACGCGGCGATAATGGTGACGAAAAGGCAGTTGGACCATGGCACTTACAAACGAGACGATTTTGGCAGCGCTAAAGACGATCGGTCTGGCCGACGGCGGCGATCTGGTGTCGCGCGATATGATTCGCGCGCTCAGCATTGCCGACGACAAGGTGCGCTTTGTCATCGAAGCCCCAGATGCGGCGATGGCCAGCCAGATGGAACCGATCCGTCAAGCCGCCGAAATGATTGTCGCGAAAATGGATGGCGTGGCCTCGGTGTCTGTGGTGCTGACAGCGCACAGTCCAAACAGCGGCCCATCCAAGCAGCCGCCACCGCCCGCAGACAAGGCACCGCCAAACCTGACCATTGGTCGCCACCCAACCCCGCAAGCGGGCCCCGAAGGGGTGCCCGGTGTCGCCCGTATTGTGGCTATTGGCTCCGGTAAGGGTGGCGTTGGTAAATCAACGGTCTCAAGCAACCTTGCGGTGGCACTGGCCAAACAAGGTCGCCGTGTCGGTCTGCTCGATGCTGATATCTATGGCCCTAGCCAGCCGCGAATGATGGGCGTGAACCAGCGGCCCGCAAGCCCGGACGGCAAAACTATTATTCCGCTGCGAGCCCACGGTGTAACAATGATGTCGATTGGCCTGATGACCGACCCGGGCAAGGCCATTGTCTGGCGTGGCCCGATGCTTATGGGCGCGTTGCAGCAGATGTTGACGCAGGTCGAATGGGGTGAACTGGATGTTTTGTTGGTGGATCTGCCCCCCGGTACGGGCGACGTGCAACTGACGCTGTGCCAGAAAACTCACCTGACCGGGGCGATTGTTGTGTCCACCCCGCAGGACGTGGCGCTCATTGATGCGCGCAAGGCGATTGATA from Octadecabacter antarcticus 307 includes the following:
- a CDS encoding Mrp/NBP35 family ATP-binding protein; amino-acid sequence: MALTNETILAALKTIGLADGGDLVSRDMIRALSIADDKVRFVIEAPDAAMASQMEPIRQAAEMIVAKMDGVASVSVVLTAHSPNSGPSKQPPPPADKAPPNLTIGRHPTPQAGPEGVPGVARIVAIGSGKGGVGKSTVSSNLAVALAKQGRRVGLLDADIYGPSQPRMMGVNQRPASPDGKTIIPLRAHGVTMMSIGLMTDPGKAIVWRGPMLMGALQQMLTQVEWGELDVLLVDLPPGTGDVQLTLCQKTHLTGAIVVSTPQDVALIDARKAIDMFNTLKTPILGLVENMSTYICPQCGHEAHLFGHGGVKKEAETIGAPFLCSLPIDLDTRLAGDTGTPIAAGDGPIADAYATLAKRLIDGGLG